The following are encoded together in the Thermomonas brevis genome:
- the flgL gene encoding flagellar hook-associated protein FlgL — translation MSMRISTAQMHFNSLNAMRTRQSEISKLQQQISTGVKLTRGEDDPVGMSSALRLEHTLASLDQFESNSTVLSNRLRSQESALSDAGDVLQRARDLTIQASNGILSDSDLHSIAVEMRGLRSSLLQIANRDDGTGRSLFAGNRDGVAPFTDSNGNVIYLGDDGQNDVDVAPSVAVADTDPGSAVFLRVATGDGISRAFAGAGNTGSGVLGSAQVTNQALWNGGTLQLSFPTPDSYEVLDGSGNPLSPPVAGAWTPGQAITAQGVQFNVTGAPAAGDSFTLEKAPNQDIFATLQNLIDALDSPGSTDADVARRTNALRAGQKDLVSAQDHLLDIRSATGIRRNDLDGADASRSADGITLSEALSNLRDTDPVEAISQLQLSQAALDAAQQLMARIQRSSLFDLL, via the coding sequence ATGTCGATGCGCATTTCCACCGCCCAGATGCACTTCAATTCGCTGAACGCGATGCGCACCCGGCAGAGCGAGATCAGCAAGCTGCAGCAGCAAATCAGCACCGGCGTGAAGCTCACCCGCGGCGAGGACGACCCGGTCGGCATGTCCAGCGCTCTGCGGTTGGAGCACACCCTCGCCAGCCTCGACCAGTTCGAAAGCAACAGCACCGTGCTGAGCAACCGCCTGCGCAGCCAGGAGTCGGCCCTGTCCGACGCCGGCGACGTGCTGCAGCGCGCGCGCGACCTGACCATCCAGGCCAGCAACGGCATCCTCAGCGACAGCGACCTGCATTCCATCGCGGTGGAAATGCGCGGTCTGCGTTCCAGCCTGCTGCAGATCGCCAATCGCGACGACGGCACCGGCCGCAGCCTGTTCGCGGGTAACCGCGACGGCGTGGCGCCGTTCACCGACAGCAACGGCAACGTGATCTACCTCGGCGACGACGGCCAGAACGACGTGGACGTGGCGCCGTCGGTGGCGGTCGCCGACACAGATCCGGGCAGCGCGGTGTTCCTGCGCGTCGCCACCGGCGACGGCATCAGTCGCGCCTTCGCGGGCGCCGGCAACACCGGCAGCGGCGTGCTGGGCTCCGCGCAGGTCACCAACCAGGCGCTGTGGAACGGCGGCACCCTGCAACTGAGCTTCCCCACGCCGGACAGCTACGAAGTGCTGGACGGCAGCGGCAATCCGCTGAGCCCGCCGGTGGCCGGCGCATGGACGCCGGGCCAGGCGATCACCGCGCAGGGCGTGCAGTTCAACGTCACCGGCGCGCCGGCCGCGGGCGACAGCTTCACGCTGGAAAAGGCGCCGAACCAGGACATCTTCGCCACCCTGCAGAACCTGATCGACGCGCTGGACTCGCCCGGCAGCACCGACGCCGACGTGGCCCGCCGCACCAATGCGCTGCGCGCCGGCCAGAAGGACCTGGTGTCCGCTCAGGACCACCTGCTGGACATCCGCTCCGCCACCGGCATCCGCCGCAACGACCTCGACGGCGCCGACGCCTCGCGCAGTGCCGACGGCATCACCCTGTCGGAAGCGCTGTCCAACCTGCGCGATACCGACCCGGTGGAAGCCATCAGCCAACTGCAACTCAGCCAGGCCGCGCTGGATGCGGCTCAGCAGCTGATGGCGCGCATACAGCGGAGTTCGTTGTTCGATCTGCTTTGA
- a CDS encoding glycosyltransferase, which produces MQEGIVATPRVLAVLAQVPDIESNEPAQAVLADVVAVLLDGCERGELAGVISVFADCPPALAKMALALLTAAFFPDGKIVPAEFDDSAILCFSLFVAVAGQPADALDLIGLTVKERKGERFAANAALLRAHIEKGPGGGLPLSQRERVSEAERNAIVLQVRQHEARRREAAVNKQPKVHLAEKHMRNCALLLDRGQLLTKLPRGGTVAELGVDRGDFSARILELTQPTRLHLVDLWGSERYHGGLFDSVKQRFGTEIADGRVQVHRKMSVDAADDFADASFDWIYIDTDHSYETTARELRRFASKIKDGGLIAGHDYCMGNWANGYRYGVIEAVHEFCVKENWELVYLTAEPLESQSFAIRRIRQDAGEYESAKPATTPRALIYMTARNCERYVSDSLRSLASQTHDNLHVLFIDDASDDATGNIASGLLEELFPGRHSFIRNDSHWGKARNAHVHLRALASDATFVAILDGDDHLIVPDILARVAEQYALGTDVVWTNYVTDQNKVGHCGPLDPRRSPRHQGWKSSHLFTFRAELLANVGENYFKDESGAWFMSACDWAIAYPILDQTRRYHYIPESTYRYTTSNPHSHHNSDPDNPPQAGKFTSALQKHNAKQVLNKSPLPCLRDLPQEASRPVPPKEVRPTTSEPPELEKARAWLTQEGLVATPRVLAVLAQVPVIEANESTQAMLVDVIAVLLDGCERGEFASVISVFANCPPALAKMALTLLTAAFFPDGKIIPTEFDDSAVLCFSLFVAVAGKPFEAMELIDLTAKERKGERFSADAALLRAYVADLKMEDMSDFRGFFINLDRSADRKNALESTLERLGLNGVVKRFPAMEGDSRPSAISPNELGCFLSHQRVIETADPERHLLVFEDDVWFPAQFQRYFQIAQRLMANDTWDMVFLNMSVNFLQVSRVQRLIRAKRQLGDIHTPAFSQFGLNDARGLYDFGMMAYVVRKGAQAKIGAILAEAAHGGYQQPIDNVIGAAIRTGRIKASILFPYIVGIDQSLSVAISDRKKRNLLFNDIVNLFVAGVDTQALTARAVAGAHDEPFDVDAYVQSQLVYRWLANA; this is translated from the coding sequence ATGCAGGAAGGAATCGTTGCCACGCCGCGCGTGCTGGCGGTGCTGGCGCAAGTGCCCGACATTGAATCGAACGAGCCCGCGCAAGCCGTGTTGGCCGACGTCGTCGCGGTGCTGCTGGACGGGTGCGAACGGGGAGAGTTGGCCGGCGTGATCTCCGTGTTCGCGGATTGCCCGCCCGCACTTGCGAAAATGGCGCTGGCCCTGCTCACGGCGGCGTTCTTCCCGGATGGGAAAATCGTTCCCGCCGAGTTCGACGATTCGGCGATTCTGTGTTTTTCGCTGTTCGTTGCCGTCGCAGGCCAGCCTGCCGATGCATTGGATCTGATCGGCTTGACGGTGAAAGAGCGCAAGGGCGAACGGTTCGCCGCCAATGCCGCTTTGCTGCGCGCGCATATCGAGAAAGGGCCGGGCGGGGGCCTGCCGCTCTCACAAAGAGAGCGCGTATCTGAAGCGGAACGCAACGCCATAGTGCTCCAGGTTCGGCAGCATGAGGCCCGACGGCGTGAGGCGGCGGTCAACAAACAACCCAAGGTTCACTTGGCCGAAAAGCACATGCGCAACTGCGCGTTGCTGCTCGACCGTGGTCAGCTGTTGACCAAGCTGCCACGCGGCGGCACCGTGGCCGAACTCGGCGTGGATCGTGGCGACTTCAGTGCCCGGATCCTTGAACTGACCCAACCGACGCGCTTGCACCTGGTCGATCTGTGGGGATCCGAGCGCTACCACGGCGGCCTGTTCGACAGCGTCAAGCAGCGCTTCGGCACAGAGATCGCCGATGGCCGCGTACAGGTGCATCGCAAGATGTCGGTGGATGCCGCAGACGACTTTGCCGACGCCAGCTTCGACTGGATCTACATCGACACCGACCATTCTTACGAGACGACCGCTCGGGAACTGCGCCGCTTCGCCTCCAAGATCAAGGATGGCGGCTTGATCGCCGGCCACGATTACTGCATGGGCAACTGGGCCAACGGCTACCGCTACGGCGTGATCGAGGCGGTGCATGAATTCTGCGTCAAAGAGAACTGGGAGCTCGTTTATCTGACCGCCGAGCCGCTTGAATCACAGAGCTTCGCGATCCGGCGCATCCGGCAAGACGCCGGCGAGTACGAGTCAGCAAAACCCGCAACAACTCCCCGCGCCCTGATCTACATGACGGCCAGAAACTGTGAACGCTATGTAAGCGACAGCCTGCGCAGCCTCGCCAGTCAGACCCACGACAACCTGCATGTACTGTTCATTGACGATGCCTCGGACGATGCCACCGGCAACATCGCCTCCGGATTGCTGGAAGAGCTGTTCCCAGGGCGACACAGCTTCATCCGCAATGACAGCCATTGGGGGAAGGCGCGCAACGCCCATGTGCATCTGCGCGCCCTTGCGTCGGACGCCACCTTCGTTGCAATCCTCGATGGCGATGACCACCTGATCGTCCCCGACATCCTCGCGCGCGTTGCGGAGCAGTACGCGCTCGGCACGGATGTTGTCTGGACCAACTACGTCACCGACCAGAACAAGGTCGGCCACTGCGGCCCGCTCGACCCGCGCCGCTCGCCGCGCCATCAAGGCTGGAAGAGCAGCCACCTCTTCACTTTTCGTGCCGAGTTGCTGGCCAATGTCGGCGAGAACTATTTCAAGGATGAGAGCGGCGCCTGGTTCATGTCGGCCTGCGATTGGGCGATTGCCTATCCCATCCTCGATCAAACCCGGCGCTATCACTACATTCCCGAGAGCACCTACCGTTACACCACCAGCAACCCGCACTCGCATCACAACAGCGATCCTGATAACCCGCCGCAAGCAGGCAAATTCACTTCCGCATTGCAGAAGCATAACGCCAAACAAGTATTGAACAAATCGCCGCTGCCCTGCTTGCGTGACCTACCGCAGGAAGCCTCCCGCCCGGTCCCGCCCAAAGAAGTCCGCCCAACGACCTCCGAACCTCCTGAACTGGAGAAAGCCAGAGCGTGGCTGACGCAGGAAGGCCTCGTCGCCACGCCGCGCGTGCTGGCGGTACTGGCGCAAGTGCCTGTCATCGAAGCGAACGAATCGACACAGGCCATGCTGGTCGACGTGATCGCGGTGCTGTTAGACGGGTGCGAACGGGGAGAGTTCGCGAGCGTGATCTCCGTGTTCGCGAACTGCCCGCCTGCACTTGCGAAAATGGCGCTGACCCTGCTCACGGCAGCGTTTTTCCCGGACGGCAAAATCATCCCAACCGAGTTCGACGATTCGGCTGTTCTGTGTTTCTCGCTGTTCGTTGCCGTCGCAGGCAAGCCTTTCGAGGCGATGGAACTAATCGACTTGACGGCGAAAGAGCGCAAGGGCGAACGGTTCTCCGCCGATGCCGCTTTGCTGCGGGCGTACGTGGCGGATTTGAAAATGGAGGATATGAGCGATTTCAGGGGCTTCTTCATCAACCTGGACCGCTCGGCCGATCGAAAGAACGCGTTGGAAAGCACGCTTGAACGATTAGGACTCAATGGCGTAGTGAAACGATTCCCCGCAATGGAAGGCGACAGCCGACCCAGCGCGATCTCGCCGAACGAATTGGGGTGCTTCCTGTCGCATCAGCGGGTCATCGAGACAGCGGATCCCGAACGGCATCTGCTGGTGTTCGAGGATGACGTCTGGTTCCCGGCGCAGTTTCAGCGCTATTTCCAGATCGCGCAGCGACTGATGGCCAACGATACGTGGGACATGGTTTTTCTCAACATGAGCGTGAACTTTCTGCAGGTAAGCCGTGTGCAACGACTGATCCGGGCCAAGAGACAGCTCGGCGACATCCATACACCAGCTTTTTCACAGTTCGGCCTGAACGATGCGAGAGGCCTATATGACTTCGGGATGATGGCGTATGTGGTCCGCAAGGGCGCGCAGGCGAAAATCGGCGCGATCCTCGCCGAGGCGGCGCATGGTGGCTACCAGCAACCGATCGACAATGTCATCGGCGCGGCGATCCGCACCGGCCGGATCAAGGCCAGCATACTGTTTCCCTATATCGTCGGGATCGACCAGAGCCTGTCCGTCGCGATCTCCGACCGCAAGAAGCGAAATTTGCTGTTCAACGACATCGTGAATCTGTTCGTAGCGGGTGTCGACACCCAGGCGTTGACTGCACGCGCCGTGGCGGGCGCCCACGACGAGCCATTCGACGTCGATGCCTACGTGCAGAGCCAACTTGTCTATCGATGGCTGGCGAACGCCTAG
- the flgJ gene encoding flagellar assembly peptidoglycan hydrolase FlgJ — translation MRLPAATALPLQRTEATPRARVEEAARGLESQFAQMLIKSMRSASPGDPFGGDSTYRDMYDQALAKELTKGRGLGLQPMIVRQLDGRANASAQAPAGPLPLRASGGSMALPAADTPSGLPLPAGLRGDSLTLAPASSGRSMQAMAMPRPPMLATQTCDENAPLDCSSPEAFARSVWPHAQKAAAELGVPAKALVAQAALETGWGRRLAGRDGTATSHNLFGIKAGGGWRGGKVESATHEYVDGQRVSARAAFRSYGSPADSFADYTRLLQNPRYAQARGTGGDVHHFAKALQRAGYATDPAYAAKIVAIADGATLRRALAGLEG, via the coding sequence ATGCGCCTGCCCGCCGCCACCGCCCTGCCCCTGCAACGCACCGAAGCGACGCCGCGCGCGCGGGTGGAGGAAGCGGCGCGCGGGCTGGAAAGCCAGTTCGCGCAGATGCTGATCAAGAGCATGCGCAGCGCCTCGCCGGGCGATCCGTTCGGCGGCGACAGCACCTATCGCGACATGTACGACCAGGCGCTGGCGAAGGAACTCACCAAGGGCCGCGGGCTGGGCCTGCAACCGATGATCGTTCGCCAGCTGGACGGCCGCGCGAACGCCTCGGCGCAGGCGCCCGCCGGCCCGCTGCCGCTGCGCGCGTCCGGCGGTTCGATGGCGCTGCCGGCGGCGGACACGCCCTCCGGCCTGCCGCTGCCGGCCGGCCTGCGCGGCGATTCCCTGACCCTCGCCCCGGCCAGCAGCGGCAGGTCGATGCAGGCGATGGCGATGCCGCGTCCGCCGATGCTGGCGACCCAGACCTGCGACGAGAACGCGCCGCTGGATTGCAGCAGCCCGGAAGCCTTCGCCCGCTCGGTCTGGCCGCACGCGCAGAAGGCGGCGGCGGAGCTGGGCGTGCCGGCCAAGGCGCTGGTGGCGCAGGCCGCGCTGGAAACCGGCTGGGGCCGGCGCCTGGCCGGACGCGACGGCACCGCCACCTCGCACAACCTGTTCGGCATCAAGGCCGGCGGCGGCTGGCGCGGCGGCAAGGTCGAATCGGCCACCCACGAATATGTCGACGGCCAGCGGGTGAGCGCGCGCGCCGCCTTCCGCAGCTACGGAAGTCCCGCCGACAGCTTCGCCGACTACACCAGGCTGTTGCAGAACCCGCGCTACGCGCAGGCGCGCGGCACCGGCGGCGACGTCCATCATTTCGCCAAGGCGTTGCAACGCGCCGGCTACGCGACCGACCCGGCCTACGCGGCCAAGATCGTGGCCATCGCCGACGGCGCCACCCTGCGCCGCGCGCTGGCCGGGCTGGAGGGATAA
- a CDS encoding flagellar basal body P-ring protein FlgI yields the protein MKRIATALAALLCTLALSPAQAERVKDLAQVAGVRGNPLIGYGLVVGLDGSGDRTSQTPFTVQSLKTMLDQLGVAIPPGVNPQLKNVAAVAVHAELPPFAKPGQPIDVTVSSIGNAGSLRGGSLLMTQLKGADGEVYAIAQGNLVVSGFGASGRDGSRISVNAPNGGRIPSGAIVERSVPAAANAGNVTLNLHEADFTTAARIVSAVDRAFGPGRARALDGVTIEITPPPGDRIGFLAALEALDVDPGTAAAKVIVNARSGTVVMGGQVSVLPAAVAHGSLTVTISESTQVSQPGAFGRGDTVVAPQSSVSANAEGSHMVLFRGGTSLEEIVRAVNAVGAAPGDIVAILEALKQAGALRAELEVI from the coding sequence ATGAAACGTATTGCAACCGCGCTTGCCGCCCTGCTCTGCACGCTGGCCTTGTCCCCGGCGCAGGCCGAGCGCGTCAAGGATCTGGCGCAGGTGGCCGGCGTGCGCGGCAACCCGCTGATCGGCTACGGCCTGGTGGTCGGCCTGGACGGCAGCGGCGACCGCACCAGCCAGACACCGTTCACCGTGCAGAGCCTGAAGACCATGCTCGACCAGCTGGGCGTGGCGATCCCGCCCGGCGTGAACCCGCAGCTCAAGAACGTGGCGGCGGTCGCCGTGCACGCCGAGCTGCCGCCGTTCGCCAAGCCCGGCCAGCCGATCGACGTCACCGTGTCCTCGATCGGCAACGCCGGCTCGCTGCGCGGCGGCAGCCTGCTGATGACCCAGCTCAAGGGCGCCGACGGCGAGGTCTATGCCATCGCCCAGGGCAACCTGGTGGTCAGCGGCTTCGGCGCCTCCGGGCGCGACGGTTCGCGGATCTCGGTCAACGCGCCGAACGGCGGGCGGATTCCCTCCGGCGCCATCGTCGAGCGCTCCGTTCCCGCCGCCGCCAATGCCGGCAACGTCACCCTCAACCTGCACGAGGCCGACTTCACCACCGCCGCGCGGATCGTCTCGGCGGTGGACCGCGCCTTCGGCCCCGGCCGCGCCCGCGCGCTGGATGGCGTGACCATCGAGATCACCCCGCCGCCGGGCGACCGCATCGGCTTCCTCGCCGCGCTGGAGGCGCTGGACGTGGACCCGGGCACCGCCGCGGCCAAGGTCATCGTCAACGCCCGCTCCGGCACCGTGGTGATGGGCGGCCAGGTCAGCGTGCTGCCGGCGGCGGTGGCGCACGGCTCACTCACCGTCACCATCAGCGAATCCACCCAGGTCAGCCAGCCGGGCGCGTTCGGCCGCGGCGACACCGTGGTCGCGCCGCAGTCCAGCGTCAGCGCCAACGCCGAGGGCAGCCACATGGTGCTGTTCCGCGGCGGCACCTCGCTGGAGGAGATCGTGCGCGCGGTGAACGCGGTGGGTGCGGCGCCGGGCGACATTGTCGCCATCCTCGAAGCACTCAAGCAGGCTGGCGCTCTGCGCGCCGAACTGGAAGTGATCTGA
- a CDS encoding glycosyltransferase family 2 protein, whose protein sequence is MQPLPPGLAELEQARTWLTQEGIAATPRALAVLAQVQDIEANEPAQAVLADVIAVLLDGCERGELASVIPMLADCSPPLAKMAVAMLAAAFFPDGNIVPAKFDDSAVLCFALFVTVAGQPFKALELIDLAAKERKGERFAANAALLRAYIEQGPGSGLPLSVIVPSYKGDDWILDGLDSLAEQSLPWSRYEVIVVVNGPRTQTPELIESWLARHPGFPLKVIVTEKAGAAHARNLGLDAAQGEYVVFMDDDDRAGRTMLEALLRNAAPDVVPIVPVGFVTNDWQHPQNDNWCNRSILPLLGHISPWQDLRHSGVHVWGKAWLRKRALLARFNEDVMTGEDFVFTLDYVNVAPSALAPVSPGHESSYLWWHRPGSLSVRAADMNDWDKHVEPWLKVVKALAAARPTSTAAAALQKYMVPKVVDTFLSAYLQRHPEDMQRMVDALTERGVKVG, encoded by the coding sequence ATGCAGCCATTGCCTCCCGGACTTGCCGAACTGGAACAAGCCAGAACATGGCTGACGCAAGAAGGCATCGCCGCCACACCGCGCGCGTTGGCTGTGCTGGCGCAAGTGCAAGACATCGAAGCGAATGAGCCAGCGCAAGCCGTGCTGGCCGACGTGATCGCAGTGCTGTTGGATGGCTGCGAACGGGGAGAGCTGGCGAGCGTGATTCCCATGCTTGCGGATTGCTCACCTCCGCTTGCCAAAATGGCGGTCGCCATGCTCGCGGCGGCGTTTTTCCCTGATGGAAATATTGTTCCGGCCAAGTTCGACGATTCGGCTGTCTTGTGTTTCGCACTGTTTGTCACCGTTGCGGGCCAGCCTTTCAAAGCCCTGGAGCTGATCGACTTGGCGGCGAAAGAGCGCAAGGGCGAACGGTTCGCTGCCAATGCCGCTTTGCTGCGTGCATATATCGAGCAAGGCCCGGGCAGCGGCCTGCCGCTCTCCGTGATCGTCCCCAGCTACAAGGGGGACGACTGGATTCTCGACGGTCTCGATTCGCTTGCGGAGCAGTCGCTGCCGTGGAGCAGGTACGAGGTGATCGTGGTGGTCAACGGGCCGCGCACCCAAACCCCGGAGCTGATCGAGTCGTGGCTTGCCCGCCATCCCGGCTTCCCGCTGAAAGTGATCGTCACCGAGAAGGCCGGGGCCGCCCACGCCCGCAACCTCGGGCTGGATGCGGCGCAGGGCGAGTACGTCGTCTTCATGGACGACGACGACCGGGCTGGGCGCACCATGCTGGAGGCGCTGCTGCGTAACGCCGCGCCTGACGTGGTGCCCATCGTTCCGGTCGGCTTCGTCACGAACGACTGGCAACATCCGCAAAACGACAATTGGTGCAATCGCAGCATTCTTCCCCTGCTCGGACATATCTCGCCATGGCAGGATCTCAGGCACTCGGGCGTACACGTGTGGGGGAAAGCATGGCTTCGCAAGCGTGCCCTACTGGCGCGATTCAACGAGGATGTGATGACGGGGGAAGACTTCGTATTCACCCTTGACTACGTGAACGTCGCACCCAGCGCCTTGGCGCCGGTTTCGCCGGGCCACGAATCGTCTTACCTGTGGTGGCATCGCCCCGGCTCCCTGTCCGTCAGGGCCGCGGACATGAACGACTGGGATAAGCACGTCGAGCCGTGGCTGAAGGTGGTCAAGGCACTCGCCGCAGCGAGGCCCACCTCGACCGCAGCCGCCGCACTCCAGAAGTACATGGTGCCCAAGGTGGTGGACACGTTCCTGAGTGCTTATCTGCAACGGCACCCGGAGGACATGCAGCGCATGGTCGATGCGCTGACGGAGCGCGGCGTCAAGGTTGGATAG
- a CDS encoding BrnA antitoxin family protein gives MRKEYDFSKAKKNPYASQLKKQITIRLDGDAIDYFKSISEKVGIPYQSLINLYLRDCAAEHRTLNLSWK, from the coding sequence ATGCGCAAGGAATACGATTTCTCCAAAGCCAAGAAGAACCCTTACGCTTCTCAACTTAAGAAGCAAATCACCATTCGCCTGGACGGTGACGCTATCGACTACTTCAAGTCGATTTCAGAGAAGGTTGGCATCCCCTACCAGAGCTTGATCAATCTGTATCTGCGTGACTGCGCGGCAGAACATCGCACACTCAACCTTTCATGGAAGTAG
- a CDS encoding BrnT family toxin yields the protein MSELHFEWDPAKAAANLKKHGIDFAEARSVFADEQAKIIPDPDHSEDEDRFILLGLNLHLRLLVVCHCYREQNNSIRIISARKATKPESRQY from the coding sequence ATGAGCGAACTTCACTTCGAGTGGGATCCGGCCAAAGCCGCCGCGAACCTCAAGAAGCATGGCATCGACTTCGCCGAGGCGAGGTCAGTCTTCGCTGACGAACAAGCAAAAATCATCCCTGACCCGGACCATTCGGAAGATGAGGATCGGTTCATCCTCCTCGGCCTCAACCTCCACTTACGATTGCTGGTGGTCTGTCACTGTTACCGCGAACAGAACAACTCCATCCGTATCATCTCCGCCAGAAAGGCAACAAAACCAGAATCTCGTCAGTACTGA
- the flgK gene encoding flagellar hook-associated protein FlgK — translation MTTNVLGTGTSALIAFQRALATVGHNVANAATPGYSRQRVEFEARPGQTSLLNIGQGVDVDNLRRLADGLVYARQLDSSSEMGRLTQMSGLASRVDGLITGADTGLGSAWSGFFNAAQGLVANPTSSAARDQLLTTGKQLTTRWNMLDNQLSQIGSDVESSLKDRVDSANRLAGEIANLNRDIVSAGANVSPDLLDQRDLRVGQLAALVGAETVMQDNGAMNVFTTGGQPMVLGNKAMQLATVADPYQANRSQLAVKTEAGTVPLPAGALSGEIGGLLEFRSSVLDPARAELGRLATAFAETFNAVQRGGVDYAGNPGSDFFTLPPPQLNAHAGNNPASTASFSAGIGDVGALTGNNVVLRFDGTNWGATRADTGQPVTMTGTGVAGDPFVVDGVELVLSGTASAGDRFLLQPTAAASGGITLALDDGDGIAAASPMTVGLDTGNTGNITGGNAQITDPALFAGFTGANIAFLDATTYSVDGGPPMTYTPGATISGSGWSLTINGTPAAGDEINLGRTGPRSSDNGNARLLAVVDAKDVLNGGTTDVTAAMSQLAGRVGGDARHAKLNLEAQQAIDDQVTAERESISGVNLDEEAADMMRFQQAYQAAAQVIATADTMFQTLLSAVRR, via the coding sequence ATGACGACCAACGTGCTCGGCACCGGCACCTCCGCTCTGATCGCCTTCCAGCGCGCGCTGGCGACCGTCGGCCACAACGTCGCCAACGCGGCCACGCCCGGCTACAGCCGCCAGCGCGTGGAGTTCGAGGCGCGCCCCGGCCAGACCTCCCTGCTCAACATCGGCCAGGGCGTCGATGTCGACAACCTGCGCCGCCTCGCCGACGGCCTGGTCTACGCGCGCCAGCTCGACAGCTCCAGCGAGATGGGCAGGCTGACCCAGATGTCCGGCCTGGCGTCGCGGGTGGACGGGCTGATCACCGGCGCCGATACCGGCCTGGGCAGCGCCTGGTCCGGCTTCTTCAACGCCGCCCAGGGCTTGGTGGCGAATCCGACCTCGAGCGCCGCCCGCGACCAGCTGCTGACCACCGGCAAGCAGCTGACCACCCGCTGGAACATGCTGGACAACCAGCTGAGCCAGATCGGCAGCGACGTCGAATCCAGCCTCAAGGACCGCGTCGATTCCGCCAACCGGCTGGCCGGGGAAATCGCCAACCTCAACCGCGACATCGTCTCCGCCGGCGCCAACGTCTCGCCCGACCTGCTCGACCAGCGCGACCTGCGCGTCGGCCAGCTGGCCGCGCTGGTCGGCGCGGAAACGGTGATGCAGGACAACGGCGCGATGAACGTCTTCACCACCGGCGGCCAGCCGATGGTGCTGGGCAACAAGGCGATGCAGCTCGCCACCGTCGCCGACCCGTACCAGGCCAACCGTTCGCAGCTGGCCGTGAAGACGGAAGCCGGCACGGTGCCGCTGCCGGCCGGCGCGCTGTCCGGCGAGATCGGCGGCTTGCTGGAATTCCGCAGCAGCGTGCTCGATCCGGCGCGCGCCGAGCTCGGCCGCTTGGCCACCGCCTTCGCCGAAACGTTCAACGCCGTGCAGCGCGGCGGCGTCGACTATGCCGGCAACCCCGGCAGCGATTTCTTCACCCTGCCGCCGCCGCAGCTCAACGCGCATGCCGGCAACAACCCCGCCAGCACCGCCAGCTTCTCCGCCGGCATCGGCGATGTCGGCGCGCTGACCGGCAACAACGTGGTGCTGCGCTTCGACGGCACCAACTGGGGCGCCACCCGCGCCGACACCGGCCAGCCGGTGACGATGACCGGCACCGGCGTCGCCGGCGATCCGTTCGTGGTCGACGGCGTGGAACTGGTGCTGTCCGGCACGGCCTCCGCCGGCGACCGCTTCCTGCTGCAGCCCACCGCCGCCGCCAGCGGCGGCATCACCCTGGCGCTGGACGATGGCGACGGGATCGCCGCCGCCTCGCCGATGACGGTCGGGCTGGATACCGGCAACACCGGCAACATCACCGGCGGCAACGCGCAGATCACCGATCCGGCGCTGTTCGCCGGCTTCACCGGCGCCAACATCGCCTTCCTCGACGCCACCACCTACAGCGTCGACGGCGGCCCGCCGATGACCTACACGCCGGGCGCCACCATCAGCGGCAGCGGCTGGTCGCTGACGATCAACGGCACGCCCGCCGCCGGCGACGAAATCAATCTGGGCCGCACCGGGCCGCGCTCGTCCGACAACGGCAACGCGCGCCTGCTGGCCGTGGTGGACGCCAAGGACGTACTGAACGGCGGCACCACCGACGTGACCGCGGCGATGTCGCAGCTCGCCGGCCGGGTGGGCGGCGACGCCCGCCACGCCAAGCTCAACCTGGAAGCGCAGCAGGCGATCGACGACCAGGTCACCGCCGAGCGCGAATCCATCTCCGGCGTCAACCTGGACGAGGAAGCGGCCGACATGATGCGCTTCCAGCAGGCCTACCAGGCCGCCGCCCAGGTGATCGCCACCGCCGACACCATGTTCCAGACCCTGCTCTCCGCCGTCCGCCGCTGA